One Streptomyces hundungensis DNA segment encodes these proteins:
- a CDS encoding D-alanyl-D-alanine carboxypeptidase family protein — translation MRLPISPQVRRALVALTAAAAAAGAAIGPASASGHLATPPKTPTPGAPGAPAKKEPPAGMSQAGGAQLGQPGDQLGAGAPALPPGLSALSWVVADADTGQVLGARNAHWPLPPASTLKMLFADTVLPAVPHDASRTVSDEDLKGMGDGSSAVGIVPGQTYKAPDLWRGVFLRSGNDAVHVLAAMNGGVEKTVADMQKKAEGLGAKDTHVLSPDGYDAPGQVSSAYDLTLFLRSGLKNRDFTEYCGTASADFPGGPNTKGKPFGISNTNRMLSGIDGVAKYPGLIGGKNGYTTNAGNTLAEAARRDGHTILVTVMNPQENKHDKVYTEMRQLLDWGFSAAGRTQPIGTLDPQAPAAAGSGKGASANGDAAGPGDDGIGALGWAGIGAAVVVAGGAGVLVLGRRRRTSRPQRGRGV, via the coding sequence ATGCGTCTTCCCATATCGCCGCAGGTCCGACGCGCACTCGTGGCGCTCACCGCCGCCGCGGCCGCCGCGGGCGCCGCCATCGGCCCCGCGTCAGCGAGCGGGCACCTCGCGACGCCGCCGAAGACACCGACTCCGGGGGCGCCCGGCGCCCCGGCCAAGAAGGAGCCGCCGGCGGGCATGTCGCAGGCGGGCGGCGCCCAGTTGGGGCAGCCCGGTGATCAACTCGGCGCGGGCGCACCGGCGTTGCCGCCGGGCCTGTCCGCGCTGTCCTGGGTGGTGGCGGACGCGGACACCGGCCAGGTGCTCGGGGCGCGCAACGCACACTGGCCGCTCCCCCCGGCCAGCACCTTGAAGATGCTCTTCGCGGACACCGTGCTGCCCGCGGTGCCGCACGACGCGAGCCGCACGGTCAGCGACGAGGACCTCAAGGGCATGGGCGACGGCAGCAGCGCGGTCGGCATCGTGCCCGGCCAGACGTACAAGGCGCCCGACCTGTGGCGCGGGGTGTTCCTGCGCTCGGGCAACGACGCGGTGCATGTGCTGGCCGCGATGAACGGCGGCGTCGAGAAGACGGTGGCCGACATGCAGAAGAAGGCCGAAGGGCTCGGCGCCAAGGACACCCATGTGCTGAGCCCGGACGGCTATGACGCGCCGGGCCAGGTCTCGTCCGCGTACGACCTGACGCTCTTCCTGCGCTCGGGCCTGAAGAACCGGGACTTCACGGAGTACTGCGGGACGGCGTCGGCCGACTTCCCCGGCGGCCCCAACACCAAGGGCAAGCCGTTCGGGATCTCCAACACCAACCGCATGCTGTCCGGCATCGACGGGGTGGCCAAGTACCCGGGTCTGATCGGCGGCAAGAACGGCTACACCACCAACGCGGGGAACACCCTGGCCGAGGCGGCCCGGCGTGACGGTCACACCATCCTGGTGACGGTGATGAACCCGCAGGAGAACAAGCACGACAAGGTTTACACGGAGATGCGCCAGCTTCTGGACTGGGGCTTCTCGGCGGCCGGCCGGACCCAGCCGATCGGCACCCTCGACCCGCAGGCACCGGCCGCCGCCGGCTCCGGCAAGGGTGCTTCGGCGAACGGCGACGCGGCCGGCCCGGGCGACGACGGCATCGGCGCGCTCGGCTGGGCGGGCATCGGCGCGGCGGTGGTCGTGGCCGGCGGGGCGGGCGTGCTGGTACTGGGTCGCCGGCGCCGGACGTCGAGGCCTCAGCGCGGCCGGGGCGTCTGA
- a CDS encoding SDR family NAD(P)-dependent oxidoreductase, with translation MSTTTVWQGRTVLVTGAEGFIGSTLVDLLVELGAHVRAFVHYKPYAEKGHLAHLMDHPSVEMIAGDVRDAGRVSDAVAGCDTVFHLAALIGIPYSYDSPGAYVQTNVVGTENIAEACRRHAVRRLVHTSTSEVYGTALTAPISERHPLQPQSPYSASKIGADMMALSHWHAFELPVTVVRPFNTYGPRQSARAVIPTILAQLHAGVREIKLGSLTPTRDFTYVTDTARGFLAVAECDRALGEVVNLGTGREIAIGDLARALITASGREASVVADPARLRPSGSEVERLLSDNTRAREWAGWQPEVSLEDGLKRTSAWVEENLSLFAPGRYQV, from the coding sequence ATGAGCACCACCACCGTTTGGCAGGGCCGCACCGTCCTCGTCACCGGCGCCGAAGGCTTCATCGGCTCGACGCTCGTCGACCTCCTCGTCGAACTCGGCGCCCATGTAAGGGCGTTCGTCCACTACAAGCCGTACGCCGAAAAGGGCCACCTCGCGCATCTGATGGACCACCCGTCGGTGGAGATGATCGCCGGGGACGTCCGCGACGCGGGCCGGGTCTCGGACGCGGTCGCCGGCTGCGACACCGTCTTCCACCTCGCCGCCCTCATCGGCATCCCGTACAGCTACGACTCCCCGGGCGCCTACGTCCAGACGAACGTCGTCGGCACCGAGAACATCGCCGAGGCCTGCCGCCGTCACGCGGTCCGCCGACTCGTCCACACCTCCACCAGCGAGGTGTACGGGACCGCCCTGACCGCGCCGATCAGCGAGCGGCACCCCCTCCAGCCGCAGTCGCCGTACTCCGCGTCCAAGATCGGCGCCGACATGATGGCGCTCTCGCACTGGCACGCCTTCGAGCTCCCGGTCACCGTGGTGCGCCCCTTCAACACCTACGGCCCGCGCCAGTCCGCCCGCGCCGTGATCCCGACCATCCTGGCCCAACTCCATGCGGGCGTACGGGAGATCAAGCTCGGCTCGCTCACCCCGACCCGCGACTTCACCTACGTCACCGACACCGCGCGGGGCTTCCTCGCGGTCGCGGAGTGCGACCGGGCGCTCGGCGAGGTCGTCAACCTCGGCACCGGACGCGAAATAGCCATCGGCGACCTGGCCCGGGCGCTCATCACCGCGTCGGGCCGCGAGGCCTCCGTGGTAGCGGACCCGGCCCGCCTGCGCCCCTCGGGCAGCGAGGTGGAGCGCCTGCTTTCGGACAACACCCGGGCCCGCGAGTGGGCGGGCTGGCAGCCCGAAGTGAGCCTGGAGGACGGCCTGAAGCGGACGTCGGCGTGGGTGGAGGAGAACCTGTCGCTGTTCGCGCCGGGGCGTTACCAGGTCTGA
- a CDS encoding DUF6114 domain-containing protein has translation MSAETTGSRDFRYWRLRFRAWRGHRPFWAGLLTMAGGVPIMYFPYANMHLGNVTLAMSTTAGAGSLIIGVLLVTLGLTMWFHSVVRTFAGVAAILLALISIPIANIGGFVIGFLLSLFGGALACAWVPTKPRRRDKVEAEQVENTPEPGTAATETTVDANGGRNSAG, from the coding sequence ATGAGCGCCGAGACCACGGGTTCCCGCGACTTCCGATACTGGCGGCTTCGTTTCCGGGCATGGAGGGGCCACAGGCCGTTCTGGGCCGGGCTGCTCACCATGGCCGGTGGCGTGCCCATCATGTACTTCCCGTACGCCAACATGCACCTCGGGAACGTCACGCTGGCCATGTCGACCACGGCCGGTGCGGGCTCGCTCATCATCGGCGTTCTGCTGGTCACGCTCGGCCTGACCATGTGGTTCCACAGTGTGGTGCGGACGTTCGCAGGCGTCGCCGCGATCCTCCTGGCGCTGATCTCCATCCCCATCGCCAACATCGGCGGCTTCGTCATCGGCTTCCTGCTCTCCCTGTTCGGCGGTGCGCTGGCCTGCGCCTGGGTGCCGACCAAGCCGCGTCGGCGCGACAAGGTCGAGGCCGAGCAGGTCGAGAACACCCCGGAGCCTGGAACCGCCGCCACCGAAACGACAGTTGACGCCAACGGCGGGAGGAACAGTGCGGGGTGA
- a CDS encoding DUF6230 family protein translates to MESQVRGGTRWKRFALVMVPSVAATAAIGVGLAQGALAASFSVSGVDFKVTAEKLDGQNLLQYGSVATGKSLQGQDMHNPVVVSGFSHADISKMCQSVVQPLPMGLGYVTMKLKAGGGQEKIAADNIYLDVSELSTDAKFTHIDIGVAAGEGKRDKDGNLVTSVQPGADGKVAPGSQYGFAQRADRAELSNVEQRAWATTAGSFKLPGLKLSLAVDKDAKKNECGSWQDEFKQ, encoded by the coding sequence ATGGAGTCCCAAGTACGTGGCGGGACCAGATGGAAGCGGTTCGCTCTGGTCATGGTGCCGAGCGTGGCCGCGACGGCCGCGATAGGCGTCGGCCTTGCGCAGGGCGCGCTGGCGGCGTCGTTCAGTGTGTCGGGTGTCGACTTCAAGGTGACGGCCGAGAAGCTGGACGGCCAGAACCTCTTGCAGTACGGGAGCGTTGCCACCGGCAAGTCCCTCCAGGGCCAGGACATGCACAACCCTGTTGTGGTCTCGGGCTTCAGCCACGCTGACATCAGCAAGATGTGTCAGTCGGTGGTGCAGCCGTTGCCGATGGGCCTCGGCTACGTGACCATGAAGTTGAAGGCGGGCGGCGGCCAGGAAAAGATCGCTGCGGACAACATCTACCTGGATGTTTCCGAGCTCTCGACCGATGCCAAGTTCACGCACATCGACATCGGTGTCGCAGCGGGTGAGGGCAAGAGGGACAAGGACGGCAATCTCGTCACCTCGGTCCAGCCCGGCGCTGACGGCAAGGTCGCGCCCGGTTCCCAGTACGGCTTCGCGCAGCGAGCCGACCGGGCGGAACTGAGCAACGTGGAGCAGCGGGCGTGGGCCACCACGGCCGGCTCTTTCAAGCTCCCCGGCCTCAAGCTCAGCCTGGCCGTGGACAAGGACGCGAAGAAGAACGAGTGCGGCTCCTGGCAGGACGAGTTCAAGCAGTAG
- a CDS encoding tetratricopeptide repeat protein, with protein MQPRNMSMSGVVDLAAVKAAGEAKSKAEQARAEAARQGGAPAVAPSALVIDVDEATFERDVLTRSSEVPVVIDFWAEWCEPCKQLGPLLERLVVEYNGRLLLAKIDVDANQMLMQQFGIQGIPAVFAVVAGQALPLFQGAAPEAQIRETLDQLVLVAEERFGLTGIPVDPNAQAPAADAQVPAGPYDALLEAAVVALDSGDLAGAAQAYRNVLSDDPGNPEAKLGLAQAELLQRVQSLDPQQVRKDAAEKPADVAAQIAAADLDLVGGHVEDAFGRLVETVRRTFGDDREAARVRLLELFEVIGGDDPRVTAARTALARVLF; from the coding sequence ATGCAGCCTAGGAACATGTCCATGAGCGGCGTCGTCGACCTCGCCGCGGTGAAGGCGGCCGGAGAGGCCAAGAGCAAGGCGGAGCAGGCGCGAGCCGAGGCCGCCCGGCAGGGCGGGGCCCCGGCGGTCGCACCGTCCGCGCTCGTCATCGATGTCGACGAGGCCACCTTCGAACGCGACGTCCTGACCCGCTCCTCCGAGGTGCCCGTCGTCATCGACTTCTGGGCCGAGTGGTGCGAGCCCTGCAAGCAGCTCGGCCCGCTGCTCGAACGTCTCGTCGTCGAGTACAACGGCCGTCTGCTCCTCGCCAAGATCGACGTCGACGCCAACCAGATGCTGATGCAGCAGTTCGGGATCCAGGGGATCCCGGCCGTCTTCGCGGTCGTTGCCGGCCAGGCGCTGCCGCTCTTCCAGGGTGCGGCCCCGGAGGCGCAGATCCGCGAGACCCTCGACCAGCTGGTGCTCGTCGCCGAGGAGCGCTTCGGTCTGACCGGCATCCCGGTGGACCCGAACGCCCAGGCGCCCGCCGCCGACGCGCAGGTCCCGGCCGGCCCGTATGACGCCCTGCTCGAAGCGGCCGTGGTCGCCCTCGACTCGGGCGATCTGGCCGGCGCGGCCCAGGCCTACCGCAACGTACTGAGCGACGACCCCGGCAACCCGGAGGCCAAGCTCGGCCTCGCGCAGGCCGAACTGCTCCAGCGCGTCCAGTCGCTCGACCCCCAGCAGGTCCGCAAGGACGCCGCCGAGAAGCCGGCCGATGTGGCCGCGCAGATCGCCGCGGCCGACCTGGATCTCGTCGGCGGACACGTCGAGGACGCTTTCGGACGGCTCGTCGAGACCGTGCGGCGCACGTTCGGTGACGATCGCGAGGCCGCGCGGGTACGTCTGCTGGAGCTCTTCGAAGTGATCGGCGGGGACGACCCGCGCGTCACGGCGGCCCGAACCGCCCTGGCGAGGGTGCTCTTCTGA
- the pyk gene encoding pyruvate kinase, translating into MRRSKIVCTLGPAVDSHEQLVALIEAGMSVARFNFSHGSQAEHQARYDRVRKAAEETGRAVGVLADLQGPKIRLAKFAEGPVELVRGDEFTITAEDVPGDKSICGTTYKGLPGDVTKGDPILINDGNVELKVISVEGPRVKTIVIEGGVISDHKGINLPGAAVNVPALSEKDIEDLRFALRMGCDLVALSFVRDADDVKDVHKVMDEVGRRVPVIAKVEKPQAVANMEGVVAAFDGVMVARGDLAVEYPLEKVPMVQKRLVELCRRNAKPVIVATQMMESMITNSRPTRAEASDVANAILDGADAVMLSAESSVGAYPIETVKTMSKIVEAAEEELLSKGLQPLVPGKKPRTQGGSVARAACEIADFLDGKALVAFTKSGDTARRLSRYRTCQPILAFTTDPGTRNQLALSWGVETYVVPHVDSTDAMVDLVDAELLKLKRYSEGDIMVITAGSPPGIPGTTNMVRVHHLGGTEQQ; encoded by the coding sequence ATGCGCCGTTCCAAAATCGTCTGCACACTGGGCCCCGCCGTCGACTCGCACGAGCAGCTCGTCGCTCTGATCGAGGCCGGCATGAGCGTGGCCCGCTTCAACTTCAGCCACGGCTCCCAGGCCGAGCACCAGGCCCGTTACGACCGGGTCCGCAAGGCCGCCGAGGAGACGGGCCGGGCGGTGGGCGTGCTCGCCGACCTCCAGGGCCCCAAGATCCGCCTCGCGAAGTTCGCCGAGGGGCCGGTGGAGCTGGTCCGCGGTGACGAGTTCACCATCACCGCCGAGGACGTCCCGGGCGACAAGTCGATCTGCGGCACCACCTACAAGGGGCTGCCGGGCGACGTCACCAAGGGCGACCCGATCCTGATCAACGACGGCAACGTCGAGCTCAAGGTCATCTCGGTCGAGGGTCCCCGGGTGAAGACCATCGTCATCGAGGGCGGTGTCATCTCCGACCACAAGGGCATCAACCTGCCCGGTGCGGCGGTCAACGTCCCGGCGCTGTCCGAGAAGGACATCGAGGACCTGCGGTTCGCCCTGCGGATGGGCTGCGACCTGGTCGCGCTCTCCTTCGTGCGCGACGCCGACGACGTCAAGGACGTCCACAAGGTCATGGACGAGGTCGGCCGCCGCGTGCCGGTCATCGCCAAGGTCGAGAAGCCGCAGGCCGTCGCCAACATGGAGGGCGTCGTCGCCGCCTTCGACGGTGTGATGGTGGCCCGTGGCGACCTCGCGGTGGAGTACCCCCTGGAGAAGGTCCCGATGGTGCAGAAGCGCCTGGTGGAGCTGTGCCGCCGCAACGCCAAGCCGGTGATCGTCGCGACCCAGATGATGGAGTCGATGATCACCAACTCGCGTCCGACGCGCGCCGAGGCGTCCGACGTCGCCAACGCGATCCTGGACGGCGCGGACGCGGTCATGCTCTCCGCCGAGTCCTCGGTGGGCGCGTACCCGATCGAGACGGTCAAGACGATGTCGAAGATCGTCGAGGCGGCCGAGGAGGAGCTCCTGTCCAAGGGCCTCCAGCCGCTGGTGCCGGGCAAGAAGCCGCGCACCCAGGGCGGTTCGGTGGCCCGCGCCGCCTGCGAGATCGCGGACTTCCTCGACGGCAAGGCGCTGGTGGCCTTCACCAAGTCCGGCGACACGGCCCGGCGCCTGTCCCGTTACCGCACCTGCCAGCCGATCCTCGCGTTCACCACGGACCCCGGCACCCGCAACCAGCTCGCGCTGAGCTGGGGCGTGGAGACCTATGTGGTCCCGCACGTGGACTCCACCGACGCGATGGTCGACCTGGTCGACGCCGAGCTGCTCAAGCTCAAGCGCTACAGCGAGGGCGACATCATGGTCATCACGGCCGGTTCGCCCCCCGGCATCCCGGGCACCACCAACATGGTCCGGGTGCACCACCTCGGCGGCACCGAGCAGCAGTAG
- a CDS encoding nitronate monooxygenase, with product MPTTTRPHPPLIQGGMGVAVSGWELARAVAGRGQLGVVSGTALDAVLARRLQLGDPGGHMRRALAAFPVPEAAAYVLDRYFVEGGVVRGERMRAMARLRVERGADAELLTVIGNFVEVWLAKEGHDGLVGVNYLAKIQLATAPALFGAILAGVDYVLVGAGIPGPIPALASRLARAEPVTTLVTVEGDEEPLSHVFDPRGGVMAQLRYGYGPLRRPDVLAIVSLPVLASYLVRDPATRPDGFVIERHRAGGHSAPPRGKLALDDGGEPVYGPRDHPDLAKVAALGIPFWLAGGAAHPERLAEARAMGAVGVQLGSAFALCQESGLRDELRTELRQRARAGTLRVRNDPRASPTAFPFKVAELPGTLSDDPVRAARRPVCDLGYLRTPARAANGGLVYRCAAEPVAAYVRKGGDAVDTAGRMCLCNGLLATVGLGQRRPGGTVEPPVVTLGQDLGFLADLSPDGRPYSAAQVIDWMTGAEALSQTPWPPGSSTG from the coding sequence ATGCCGACGACAACCCGCCCCCACCCCCCACTCATCCAGGGCGGCATGGGCGTTGCCGTGTCCGGGTGGGAGTTGGCTCGGGCAGTGGCGGGGCGGGGGCAGCTCGGGGTGGTGTCGGGGACCGCGCTCGATGCCGTGCTGGCGCGGCGGCTTCAGCTCGGGGATCCGGGCGGCCACATGCGGCGGGCCCTCGCCGCGTTCCCCGTGCCGGAGGCGGCCGCGTACGTGCTGGACCGGTACTTCGTCGAGGGCGGGGTCGTGCGCGGCGAGCGGATGCGGGCCATGGCGCGGCTACGGGTCGAGCGGGGTGCGGACGCCGAACTCCTCACCGTGATCGGCAACTTCGTCGAGGTGTGGCTCGCCAAGGAAGGGCATGACGGGCTCGTCGGGGTCAACTACCTGGCCAAGATCCAGCTCGCCACCGCGCCCGCACTGTTCGGCGCGATCCTCGCCGGGGTCGATTACGTCCTGGTCGGTGCGGGGATCCCGGGGCCGATCCCCGCCCTCGCCTCGCGGCTCGCCCGCGCGGAGCCCGTCACCACCCTCGTCACCGTGGAGGGCGACGAGGAGCCCCTGTCCCACGTCTTCGACCCCAGGGGTGGGGTCATGGCTCAACTCCGGTACGGGTACGGCCCGTTGAGGAGGCCTGACGTGCTGGCCATCGTCTCGTTGCCGGTCCTCGCCTCCTACCTCGTACGCGACCCGGCCACCCGGCCCGACGGCTTCGTCATCGAGAGGCACCGGGCCGGAGGGCACAGCGCCCCGCCGCGCGGAAAGCTCGCCCTGGATGATGGGGGCGAGCCCGTCTACGGGCCGCGCGACCACCCCGACCTCGCCAAGGTGGCGGCCCTCGGCATCCCGTTCTGGCTCGCGGGCGGCGCCGCCCACCCCGAGCGGCTCGCCGAGGCGCGGGCGATGGGGGCCGTGGGGGTCCAGCTCGGCAGCGCGTTCGCGCTCTGCCAGGAATCGGGGCTGCGGGACGAGCTGCGGACCGAACTGAGGCAGCGGGCCCGCGCCGGGACGCTGCGGGTGCGCAACGACCCCCGGGCCTCGCCGACCGCCTTCCCGTTCAAGGTCGCCGAACTGCCCGGCACCCTGTCCGACGACCCGGTCCGCGCCGCCCGGCGGCCCGTGTGCGACCTCGGGTATCTGCGCACCCCGGCCCGCGCCGCCAACGGTGGCCTCGTCTATCGCTGCGCCGCCGAACCCGTCGCCGCGTATGTGCGCAAGGGTGGTGACGCCGTGGACACCGCGGGGCGGATGTGTCTGTGCAACGGGCTGCTCGCGACCGTCGGGCTCGGGCAGCGCAGGCCGGGCGGGACGGTCGAGCCGCCCGTGGTGACCCTCGGGCAGGACCTCGGGTTCCTCGCCGACCTCAGCCCGGACGGGCGCCCTTACTCGGCCGCCCAGGTCATCGACTGGATGACCGGCGCGGAGGCACTGTCTCAGACCCCCTGGCCGCCCGGGTCATCGACCGGCTGA
- a CDS encoding TetR/AcrR family transcriptional regulator: MPSSSRAARRSCTGRTGRPRSAEADAAILLATREALVDLGWSKLTMGDVATRAGVAKTTLYRRWAGKNELVVDAVAVLFDELELPDLGSLVADVEGVVLQFAALLERPETKTALMAVVAESTRDDALRGRIRSAIVDRQKRLVLVGRERAQARGELPYETDPVVSARHTDLIFDVVAGAVVHRALVSAEPVDEEWAREFTLLICSGLAATA; the protein is encoded by the coding sequence ATGCCTTCTTCATCCCGCGCCGCGAGACGGTCCTGCACGGGTCGCACCGGTCGGCCCCGCAGCGCCGAGGCCGATGCGGCGATCCTGCTGGCGACCCGCGAGGCGCTGGTCGACCTGGGCTGGTCGAAGCTGACGATGGGGGACGTGGCGACGCGGGCCGGGGTCGCCAAGACGACCCTCTACCGCCGTTGGGCAGGCAAGAACGAGCTCGTCGTCGACGCGGTCGCGGTCCTCTTCGACGAGCTCGAACTCCCGGACCTGGGCAGCCTGGTGGCCGATGTGGAGGGCGTGGTCCTCCAGTTCGCGGCGCTCCTGGAACGCCCCGAGACGAAGACCGCGCTGATGGCGGTGGTGGCCGAATCCACTCGGGACGACGCCCTGCGCGGGCGGATCCGCTCGGCCATCGTCGACCGCCAGAAGCGGCTGGTTCTGGTCGGTCGCGAGCGCGCCCAGGCCCGCGGCGAACTCCCCTACGAGACCGACCCGGTGGTCTCCGCCCGCCACACCGACCTCATCTTCGACGTGGTGGCCGGCGCGGTGGTGCACCGGGCGCTGGTCAGCGCGGAACCGGTGGACGAGGAGTGGGCCCGGGAGTTCACCCTGCTGATCTGCTCGGGGCTGGCCGCGACGGCGTAG